One part of the Clostridia bacterium genome encodes these proteins:
- a CDS encoding GAF domain-containing protein, with protein sequence EPLEIFTDNDGEIIFKKYSPVGEMTRFAEQYAEVLHRASGYQTVITDRDTVVAVAGGSKRDLIGKPVADSLETLMESRVHYVVRRDSENLVSIVDGVDKTASVVSPIVSGGDVVGSVCMVREEGKPPSETDVKLIQTAAQFIGRQMEE encoded by the coding sequence GAGCCGCTCGAGATCTTCACCGACAACGACGGGGAGATCATCTTCAAGAAGTATTCGCCGGTCGGGGAAATGACGCGCTTTGCGGAGCAGTACGCCGAGGTGCTGCACCGCGCGAGCGGATACCAGACGGTCATAACCGACCGCGACACCGTCGTCGCCGTCGCCGGCGGCTCAAAACGCGACCTTATCGGCAAGCCGGTCGCGGACAGTCTCGAAACGCTGATGGAGAGCCGAGTACACTACGTCGTGAGGCGCGATTCGGAGAATCTCGTCAGCATCGTCGACGGCGTTGACAAGACCGCGTCCGTCGTTTCGCCGATCGTCAGCGGGGGAGACGTCGTAGGCAGCGTATGCATGGTGCGGGAGGAGGGGAAGCCGCCGTCCGAAACGGACGTTAAGCTCATCCAGACCGCCGCGCAGTTCATCGGCAGACAAATGGAGGAATAG
- a CDS encoding BMP family ABC transporter substrate-binding protein, producing MKRVLALILALAMCCVLFVGCGKEEANTNGSGDEPAGSSYKVAMITDYGDITDESFNQTTYEACKAFCDENKVEFTYKKPAGDSTADRVAMIEQAAGEGYNVIVMPGYAFGGAIVEAAKDYPDVKFVALDVAKGDLLEAGVAAAGEQYDYNPDNWDLAKYVDMSNVYCAIYQEELCGYMAGYAAVKLGYTKLGFLGGMAVPAVVRYGFGFVQGADAAAAELGVKPEIKYVYGGQFFGDADITAKMDTWYQAGTEVVFACGGGIYISAAEAAQKVGGKVIGVDVDQAAIIDGKYGAGITVTSAMKGLYPATYDALKDIIINDKWDNYKGKIETLGLISGTEVEKNYVQIPYDSTQWADGKFTKEDYVTLVGKMFDGSVKVSNAIDKMPAVTAVTVDDQGNIK from the coding sequence ATGAAAAGAGTTCTCGCGTTAATTCTCGCTCTTGCCATGTGCTGCGTACTGTTCGTCGGCTGCGGCAAGGAAGAAGCGAACACCAACGGTTCGGGCGACGAACCCGCCGGCAGCAGCTACAAGGTTGCGATGATCACCGATTACGGCGACATCACCGACGAGTCCTTCAACCAGACCACCTACGAGGCATGCAAAGCGTTCTGTGACGAAAACAAAGTTGAGTTCACCTACAAAAAGCCCGCCGGCGACTCCACGGCTGACCGCGTCGCCATGATCGAGCAGGCCGCCGGTGAAGGTTACAACGTCATCGTAATGCCCGGTTACGCTTTCGGCGGCGCCATTGTCGAAGCCGCGAAGGATTATCCGGACGTCAAGTTCGTCGCGCTGGACGTCGCGAAGGGCGACCTGCTTGAAGCGGGCGTCGCCGCCGCGGGCGAACAGTACGACTACAACCCCGATAACTGGGATCTCGCCAAGTACGTTGACATGAGCAACGTCTACTGCGCCATTTATCAGGAAGAGCTGTGCGGATACATGGCCGGCTACGCTGCCGTCAAGCTGGGCTACACCAAGCTCGGATTCCTCGGCGGAATGGCTGTTCCGGCGGTCGTCCGTTACGGCTTCGGCTTCGTTCAGGGCGCTGACGCCGCGGCGGCAGAGCTCGGCGTGAAGCCCGAGATCAAGTACGTTTACGGCGGACAGTTCTTCGGCGACGCCGACATCACCGCCAAGATGGACACCTGGTATCAGGCCGGCACCGAAGTCGTCTTCGCGTGCGGCGGCGGCATCTACATTTCCGCTGCCGAGGCCGCTCAGAAGGTCGGCGGTAAGGTCATCGGCGTTGACGTCGACCAGGCCGCGATCATCGACGGCAAATACGGCGCAGGCATCACCGTTACCTCCGCTATGAAGGGCCTCTATCCCGCCACCTATGATGCTCTTAAGGACATCATCATCAACGACAAGTGGGATAACTACAAGGGCAAGATCGAGACCCTCGGTCTTATCAGCGGCACCGAAGTCGAGAAGAATTACGTCCAGATCCCCTATGACTCCACTCAGTGGGCGGACGGTAAGTTCACCAAGGAAGACTACGTAACGCTTGTCGGCAAGATGTTCGACGGAAGCGTCAAGGTTTCCAATGCCATCGACAAGATGCCTGCCGTTACCGCCGTTACGGTTGACGATCAGGGCAATATCAAATAA
- a CDS encoding ABC transporter ATP-binding protein yields MLHITKRFPGIIANDDITLQLKKGEIHALLGENGAGKSTLMSVLFGLYQPEEGEIRMNGEPVSIKDPNDANALGIGMVHQHFKLVECFTVLDNIMLGVEPCRAGFLLKDEARAKVKELSERYGLYVNLDALIEDISVGMQQRTEILKMLYRENDILIFDEPTAVLTPQEITELMQIMRSLAAEGKSILFISHKLNEIMEVADRCSVLRKGRYIGTVEVKNTTKEELSRMMVGRDVEFTVAKAPAKPGEVMLELDGVHVKSRVHDSDAVKGVSFNVRRGEIVCIAGIDGNGQTELVYGISGLEPVRAGRILYKGEDVTHRSIRKRITSGWSHIPEDRHKHGLVLDYPLDYNMVLQRYFEPEFTKNGMLRKANIREYSDKLIEQFDVRSGQGSATPARSMSGGNQQKAIVARELDRDSDLIIAVQPTRGLDVGAIENIHRQLVAQRDAGRAVLLVSLELEEVMSLSDRILVMYEGEIVGELTPKTTTVEELGLYMAGAKRGAVKDEE; encoded by the coding sequence ATGCTGCATATTACGAAGCGGTTCCCCGGTATCATCGCCAATGACGATATCACTCTCCAGTTGAAAAAGGGAGAAATACACGCGCTCCTGGGCGAAAACGGAGCCGGAAAGTCGACGCTTATGTCGGTGCTTTTCGGTCTGTATCAGCCCGAGGAGGGCGAAATAAGAATGAACGGCGAGCCCGTCAGCATAAAGGACCCGAACGACGCCAACGCGCTCGGCATCGGAATGGTGCATCAGCACTTCAAGCTCGTCGAATGTTTCACGGTGCTCGACAACATCATGCTCGGAGTTGAGCCCTGCAGGGCGGGCTTCCTGCTTAAAGACGAAGCGCGCGCGAAGGTTAAAGAACTCTCCGAGCGTTACGGGCTTTACGTAAATCTCGACGCGCTCATCGAGGATATATCCGTCGGTATGCAGCAGCGCACCGAGATACTTAAGATGCTCTACCGCGAAAACGACATACTTATCTTCGACGAGCCGACCGCGGTGCTCACTCCGCAGGAGATAACCGAGCTGATGCAGATAATGCGCAGTCTCGCGGCGGAGGGCAAGTCGATACTCTTCATCTCGCATAAGCTCAACGAGATAATGGAGGTCGCCGACCGCTGCTCCGTGCTCCGCAAGGGAAGGTACATAGGTACCGTCGAGGTCAAGAATACCACCAAGGAAGAGCTTTCCAGAATGATGGTCGGCAGAGACGTCGAATTCACCGTCGCCAAGGCGCCCGCGAAGCCGGGCGAAGTCATGCTCGAGCTCGACGGCGTACACGTCAAGAGCAGAGTCCACGACAGCGACGCTGTCAAGGGCGTTTCATTCAACGTCCGCCGCGGCGAGATCGTCTGCATCGCCGGAATCGACGGCAACGGCCAGACGGAGCTCGTTTACGGCATTTCCGGACTTGAACCGGTCAGAGCCGGCAGAATACTCTACAAAGGCGAAGACGTTACACACCGCTCTATCAGAAAGCGCATCACGTCCGGCTGGAGCCACATCCCCGAGGACAGGCACAAGCACGGCCTCGTGCTCGACTATCCGCTCGACTACAATATGGTACTCCAGCGTTACTTCGAGCCGGAGTTTACGAAGAACGGCATGCTTCGCAAGGCGAATATCAGGGAGTATTCCGATAAGCTCATCGAGCAGTTCGACGTCCGCTCCGGACAGGGCTCCGCGACTCCCGCGAGAAGCATGTCCGGCGGAAATCAGCAGAAGGCGATAGTCGCCCGCGAGCTCGACAGAGACTCCGACCTTATAATCGCCGTACAGCCAACCCGCGGACTCGACGTCGGCGCTATCGAGAACATACACCGCCAGCTTGTCGCGCAGCGCGACGCTGGCAGAGCGGTCTTGCTCGTTTCTCTCGAGCTCGAGGAGGTCATGAGTCTTTCCGACCGCATCCTCGTCATGTACGAGGGCGAGATCGTCGGCGAACTCACCCCGAAGACGACCACCGTCGAAGAGCTCGGTCTGTATATGGCCGGAGCAAAGAGAGGAGCGGTGAAGGATGAAGAATAA
- a CDS encoding ABC transporter permease, with amino-acid sequence MKNKLRSIAKSNAFQSIIASLLCIIIGLVIGFIVLLIIKPDGAWKGITDLLKNFFNRPNGRLTLKYLGNTLVKTAPLIMCSLSILFCYKVGLFNIGAAGQYCIGVGISLYAALAWGLPWWLCMLLALIAGGLLGAIIGVLKAYRNVNEVISGIMFNWISLYAVNMLLTNVKESTSPYTVDISRKSIRSMIPSLGLDKLFSDNRYVTIAIPLAIIIAVAVYIILDKTKFGYELKATGFNKNAAKYAGMAEKRNIIVTIAIGGALAALGASMFYLTGYEQWHCSLSSVPSMGFNGIAAAFLGGLNPIGCLLSSFFIQHITEGGAYVDKMTYSSEISDLISSIIIYLCGFVLFIKFMMNKSIARSEEKRAASGHQEPMPGTDTAVVVEESGKGGDE; translated from the coding sequence ATGAAGAATAAACTGCGTTCAATAGCGAAGAGCAACGCGTTTCAGTCTATAATCGCGTCGCTGCTCTGCATAATCATCGGCCTTGTCATCGGCTTCATAGTGCTGCTGATAATCAAGCCGGACGGCGCGTGGAAGGGCATCACCGACCTGCTCAAGAACTTCTTTAACCGCCCGAACGGTCGCCTTACGCTCAAGTATCTGGGCAATACCCTGGTCAAGACCGCTCCGCTTATCATGTGCTCGCTGTCGATCCTGTTCTGCTACAAGGTGGGGCTGTTCAACATCGGCGCGGCGGGGCAGTACTGCATCGGCGTCGGCATTTCGCTTTACGCGGCGCTGGCGTGGGGACTTCCGTGGTGGCTCTGCATGCTGCTCGCGCTCATCGCCGGCGGCCTTCTGGGAGCGATAATCGGCGTCCTCAAAGCATACCGTAACGTCAACGAGGTCATCAGCGGAATAATGTTCAACTGGATATCGCTGTACGCGGTCAATATGCTGCTGACGAACGTCAAGGAAAGCACAAGTCCCTACACGGTTGATATTTCGAGAAAGAGCATAAGATCGATGATTCCCTCGCTCGGACTGGACAAGCTTTTCAGCGACAACAGATACGTAACGATAGCGATCCCGCTTGCGATAATCATAGCCGTAGCCGTCTATATCATTCTCGATAAGACAAAGTTCGGTTATGAGTTGAAAGCGACCGGCTTCAACAAGAACGCCGCGAAGTACGCCGGCATGGCGGAGAAGCGCAACATCATCGTGACTATCGCGATCGGCGGCGCGCTCGCCGCGCTCGGCGCCTCGATGTTCTACCTGACCGGTTACGAGCAGTGGCACTGCAGCTTGTCGTCCGTCCCGTCGATGGGCTTCAACGGAATCGCGGCGGCGTTCCTCGGCGGGCTCAACCCGATCGGATGCCTGCTTTCGTCCTTCTTCATCCAGCACATAACCGAAGGCGGCGCGTACGTCGACAAGATGACCTACAGCTCGGAGATATCCGACCTGATATCGTCGATAATCATTTACCTCTGCGGATTCGTTCTCTTCATCAAGTTCATGATGAACAAGAGCATCGCACGCAGTGAAGAAAAACGCGCGGCGAGCGGGCATCAGGAGCCCATGCCGGGAACCGATACCGCCGTCGTTGTTGAGGAATCCGGGAAAGGAGGCGATGAGTAA
- a CDS encoding ABC transporter permease, which produces MLLLLQYTLLYSSVLILVALGGCFSEHSGVINLGLEGTMVIGALGGALTMHFMPNLPAPAMIIMVILISMLAGLVYSLLLAVASVNFKADQTIVGTAMNMLAVAAATVIVKAINIAANPDKPSATLTYIAQKKAFIVNIGSFEFNWFMLVTVIALAAAYVLLYKTKFGLRLMACGEHPQAAASVGISVYKMRYSGVMISGLLGGLGGIVYITSGVSEWKFEYGVAGFGFLALAVMIFGQWKPQRIALSALLFGLFRALSNVYDGIGFLKALNIPSSIYNMLPYVISLVVLALTSKKSRAPKAEGIPYDKGMR; this is translated from the coding sequence ATGCTGCTGCTCCTGCAATACACTCTGCTTTATTCATCCGTACTGATCCTGGTCGCGCTGGGCGGCTGCTTCTCGGAGCATTCCGGCGTAATCAACCTCGGCCTTGAAGGCACGATGGTGATCGGCGCCCTCGGCGGTGCGCTTACCATGCACTTTATGCCGAACCTTCCGGCGCCGGCGATGATCATAATGGTCATCCTTATCTCGATGCTCGCCGGACTCGTTTACTCTCTGCTCCTCGCGGTCGCGAGTGTCAACTTCAAAGCGGATCAGACTATAGTCGGAACCGCGATGAATATGCTCGCGGTCGCCGCGGCGACGGTCATCGTCAAGGCGATAAACATCGCCGCGAACCCCGACAAGCCCTCCGCGACTCTGACCTATATCGCGCAGAAGAAGGCGTTTATCGTCAACATCGGGAGCTTCGAGTTCAACTGGTTCATGCTGGTGACGGTGATAGCCCTCGCCGCCGCGTACGTCCTGCTTTACAAGACGAAGTTCGGCCTGCGCCTTATGGCTTGCGGCGAGCATCCGCAGGCGGCCGCGAGCGTCGGCATCAGCGTCTATAAGATGCGCTACTCCGGCGTGATGATCTCCGGTCTGCTCGGCGGACTCGGCGGCATCGTCTACATCACGTCCGGCGTCAGCGAGTGGAAGTTTGAATACGGTGTCGCCGGTTTCGGCTTCCTCGCGCTCGCCGTCATGATCTTCGGCCAGTGGAAGCCGCAGCGTATCGCGCTTTCGGCGCTGCTGTTCGGACTTTTCCGTGCGCTGTCGAACGTATACGACGGCATCGGCTTCCTGAAGGCGCTCAACATCCCGAGCAGCATCTACAATATGCTGCCTTACGTTATCTCGCTCGTCGTGCTCGCGCTCACGTCCAAGAAGTCGCGCGCGCCGAAGGCGGAAGGCATACCCTACGACAAGGGCATGCGGTAG
- a CDS encoding pyrimidine-nucleoside phosphorylase — translation MRMYDIIYKKRMGGELTAEEIRFFIDGYVAGEIPDYQASALAMAICFRGMTEEETATLTDAMAKSGDTVDLSRFGTLTADKHSTGGVGDKTSLIVAPLAASLGAVVTKMSGRGLGHTGGTVDKLESIPGYRTSLSAEEFIAQAERVGIVVVGQSGNMTPADKKLYALRDVTATVDCIPLMVSSIMSKKLAAGSHSIVLDVKVGSGAFMKTPEEAETLAREMVKIGKRCGRNVAALLTDMDTPLGRAVGNALEIKEALSVLRGETRGPLREICIALASNMASLALEIPIEEAVARAEESLDSGRAFAKMREWIAAQGGDVGYIDDPSRFPREPFVHDVVSEKSGFVSAVDALRIGMASVLLGAGRASKEDAIDFGAGVVLRKTVGDSVAAGEPLCTLYTAREDSLPQAEADIRAAFVISDAPPEKKPLIYKTVR, via the coding sequence ATGCGTATGTATGACATCATCTACAAGAAGCGTATGGGCGGCGAACTGACCGCGGAAGAAATACGCTTCTTCATCGACGGCTACGTCGCCGGCGAAATACCGGATTATCAGGCGTCCGCGCTGGCGATGGCGATATGCTTCAGAGGAATGACGGAGGAGGAGACCGCGACGCTGACCGACGCGATGGCGAAATCGGGCGACACGGTAGACCTCTCGCGCTTCGGAACGCTGACCGCCGATAAGCACAGCACCGGAGGCGTCGGCGACAAGACCTCGCTCATCGTCGCTCCGCTCGCGGCTTCGCTCGGCGCGGTCGTCACGAAGATGTCCGGCAGGGGCCTCGGCCACACCGGAGGCACGGTCGACAAGCTCGAATCCATCCCCGGCTACCGCACCTCGCTCTCCGCGGAGGAATTCATCGCGCAGGCGGAACGCGTCGGGATAGTCGTCGTCGGGCAGAGCGGGAACATGACGCCCGCGGATAAGAAGCTCTACGCGCTGCGCGACGTGACCGCGACCGTCGACTGCATACCGCTGATGGTCTCCAGCATCATGAGCAAAAAGCTCGCCGCCGGATCGCATTCGATAGTGCTCGACGTGAAGGTCGGCAGCGGCGCGTTCATGAAAACGCCGGAGGAAGCGGAAACGCTCGCGCGTGAGATGGTGAAGATAGGCAAGCGCTGCGGCAGGAACGTCGCCGCGCTGCTGACGGATATGGATACGCCGCTCGGCAGGGCGGTCGGCAACGCGCTCGAGATCAAGGAAGCGCTCTCGGTGCTTCGCGGCGAAACGCGCGGCCCGCTGCGCGAGATCTGCATCGCGCTCGCGTCGAATATGGCTTCGCTCGCGCTTGAGATACCGATAGAAGAAGCGGTCGCGCGCGCGGAAGAGTCGCTTGACAGCGGCAGGGCGTTCGCGAAAATGAGGGAATGGATCGCCGCGCAGGGCGGCGACGTTGGGTATATCGACGACCCGTCGCGTTTCCCGCGCGAGCCGTTCGTGCACGACGTCGTCAGCGAAAAGAGCGGCTTTGTGAGCGCCGTGGACGCGCTCCGGATCGGTATGGCGAGCGTGCTTCTCGGCGCCGGCAGGGCGTCGAAGGAGGACGCGATAGACTTCGGCGCCGGCGTGGTGCTCCGCAAGACCGTGGGCGACTCCGTCGCCGCCGGCGAGCCGCTGTGCACGCTTTACACGGCGCGCGAAGACTCGCTTCCGCAGGCGGAGGCGGATATCCGCGCGGCGTTCGTGATTTCGGACGCGCCGCCCGAGAAGAAGCCGCTGATTTACAAGACGGTGAGATAA
- the udk gene encoding uridine kinase, translated as MLIIGIAGGSGSGKSTIARRLVEEFGDKVTVLRHDDYYKAHHDITYEERTRINYDCPDAFDTDLMAEHLRLLREGRAVDCPVYDYKVHDRSDEVRRVEPNDVLIIDGILVLAEKQLRDLMDIKIFVDTDADVRIIRRIIRDVKERKRTLDSVVTQYLGTVKPMHEMYVEPSKKFADIIIPEGGRNIVALDMIKHRVNRELGITETSRRQSEK; from the coding sequence ATGCTCATTATCGGCATCGCCGGCGGCTCCGGCAGCGGAAAAAGCACTATAGCGCGGCGTCTCGTCGAGGAATTCGGCGACAAGGTGACGGTCCTGCGCCACGACGACTATTACAAAGCGCACCACGATATAACCTATGAGGAGCGCACGAGGATAAACTACGACTGCCCGGACGCGTTTGATACCGATCTGATGGCGGAACACCTGCGCCTTCTGCGCGAAGGCAGAGCCGTCGACTGTCCGGTCTACGACTACAAGGTCCACGACCGCAGCGACGAGGTCCGCCGCGTCGAACCGAACGACGTGCTTATAATCGACGGCATCCTCGTCCTTGCGGAAAAGCAGCTCCGCGACCTGATGGATATAAAGATATTCGTCGATACCGACGCTGACGTCCGCATCATCCGCAGGATAATACGCGACGTCAAGGAGCGCAAGCGCACGCTCGATTCGGTCGTCACGCAGTATCTGGGCACCGTCAAGCCGATGCACGAAATGTACGTCGAGCCGAGCAAGAAGTTTGCGGACATAATCATTCCCGAAGGCGGCCGCAACATCGTCGCGCTCGATATGATAAAGCACCGCGTCAACCGCGAGCTCGGAATAACAGAAACGAGCAGGCGCCAAAGCGAAAAATAA